TCCATCAGATTCTCTGAAGTCACCTCAGACAGGTCTGCTGGCGTCTCATCAGGAGGGACAGCGTCCTCATGTTCCCGCATGTCCACTTCCTGAGAGGGAGCACCAACATCATCCCCTGCAGACGTGCTGCTCTGTTTCAGGTCTTCAGTTTCAGGTTCCTTCTGAGCCGTCTCCTCCTCCATCAGCTCTTCTACGTTCTCCTCAGTCTGCTGTGATTCGCGTAAATCTGGAGTTTGTAATTCTTCTACTTTAGCTTCTGAACTCAGAGAAACGCAGACCTGTTCCAAAGCAGCTTCTTCCTCCTTCAACTCAGGTGTAGGAGGATTCTGCAGAGACGCTCTGGGCTTTCTGGACTTCTTTAGAAGAACAGGCGAGTTCTCCTGGAGCGGGGAGGACTCTGAACTGGCCTCTGGTGCAGGTAAAGACCTCTTTTTTGAATACCTAGCCCTGCTTTGGGAAGACTCGGACTCAGAAGACTGTGACGACTGACGTCTGCTGGCGACGAAGCCAGGACTGAACTCTAACATCTTCCTTCTTCTGGTCTTTCCTTTGGCATGACTGGTGGGTGTGGAGCTCTGCCAACTCCTCAGTTGTCTCACTGAGACGTCGCTGTCCCCTTTGTTCCCAGAGTCTGCTGCTTCAGAGGACTTTACCCGTCTGGATCTTCGTTTGGACTGACCACTGAGAGACGAAGGTGTGACCTGAGAGTCGTCTTGACTCATGACCTGAGAGTCGTCTTGACTCATGACCTGAGAGTCCTCTTGACTCATGACCTGAGAGTCCTCTTGACTCAGGTCTTCTCCTACAGAATCTTCCGTCTGGGGTTCATCTTTAATCATCTCCTCACTTACTGACGTGTTTGGTGTTCGGTCGAGGGACTGATCAGTGGCGGTGTCTTCCTGTGCACCGGACTCTGTGGCGGTCCTCTCTACCAGTTGGATCTTCATGTCCGTCTCTGGACCTCCATCCTGTTTGTTACTAAACTCTACAGAGTCCTCTACAACAGCCTGGCCGGACCCACCTCTGACCTTCTTAACCTCCGTCTCCTTTGGTGACTTGCTCGGCCGGCCACGTCTTTTTCGGCCTTCAAATCTAGAGAGTGTTTCTGATTGGACGTCACTCTGATTGGACTCTAAGCTCCTCTTGTGTTCAGGATAATCCAGGAAGTCTGCGGAGTTACTGTAGAGTCGGATCTTCTTTCGAGGTCTACCCAGAGAGCTGGGCTGGCTCAGTTCTCCGGAGGTTCTGAGAGTCCGTGATCGCAGCCGGTCTCTGGGGCTGTTCTCCTCGGCAACCTGTCTACTCCTGGTATTTGGTCCCCTGGGTGATATTTTAGGAGATTCCTTTTTCAGATCTTCTCCAGACTCTTTGGGTTTGACCTTTGCCTCTCGTTCCACCGGATCTTCTCCAGGGAGCTGCGGTCTGACTCTGTGGCGTCCGGATCTCCTCGGCTCCTCTGAAGGTGAGTGAGAAGCCTCTGGTGAGGGTGTGTGCTCCTGGATGGAGGGTTCGGGTTCTTCCATCGGAGTTGTGCCATCCTGACCTTCAGCCTGTGTGTCAGGGATAACATCCTCATCCTCAGCGGAGTCTCTTTGCAGTCTCACAGGCTCACTCTCTGTCCTGGAGTCTTTAGGCCTCTGAGGAGACTCGCCCAGCAGGACCTGAGGACTAGACTCTATATGAGCCGAGTCCTGGGGGGCCTCACTGGCCAGCGTGTTGGTGGTGCTGGAGTGGTCCGGGCTGCTAGAGGTCTTAACTAGAGGACCGGTGAAGGAGGACACACTGCTGGGGCTGGCAGGTTTCCCCTCGCCATACTTCTCCAGAGTGATGAACGACTGCCGCCGACTGCTGGACTTCTGAGGAGTCCCTGAAACCAAATCTGAAGAAGCGGATGTGTTTGGACTCGCTTTATCGTCTGCGTCGCCATCGTCCACCCCCCCGCCACCTCCTGGCGTGTGTGAGGAGTCTGGGATGATGTCCTCCTGCAGCTGGATCTCCATCGCTCCACCAGTCGTAGGGCTTGCATCGTCTTGGGTCTCCTTTGTTAGAGCGTCATTCATCTGTTGGTCTTTGTGAGGAACCTGAGGAGACCAAGGTGAGACCTGTCAGCTGATGTGGCGGTAAAACACAGAACATCCGTGTCTCTACAGCAGGTGTGCGCCGTTACCTCCTCTTTAGCAGTGCTGCTCTCCGGTTCAGCCACAACACTGTTGTCCCTGTAAGAGCGTCAGAGGTGAAACGAAAGCTTTTCACTCACAACGGAGGAATTTACCGAGATCTCCGTCTGAACTCACGAGTCCTCCTGGCTCTGGGTGTACCGAGTAAAGACGCTCGTGTCCTGAGACGCATCCAGGTTGTTGTACATGGCAGGAATGTCCACCCTGTCGCACAAGTCAGAACAATAaaggtgagtgcgtgcgtgtgcgtgtgtgtgtgcgtgcgtgagtgtgtgtttaATCTGACCTTTTGGTCCTCTTCATCTCTTTCTGGTGCTCCGTCAGCACCCGCTCTTTGGTCTCAGGGGGAATGAAGACAAAATCGACTGAATCTTCTTCTTCCAGGAGCGACGGTCTGTGTGGAGGTTTGGGAGAACCAAAGTCCAGTTTAGTCTGCAGAGAAGAGAGACACCACGAGCTGTCAGATTCCCAGATCAGCGTGCCAACACATCCGGGAACAAGCGGGATCCCCCCAGGAGTCCCGGCATCTCGCTACAGCGATCCCAATACCAGCACCGTTTCCACGCCGGCGCTTCACCAAACTTCACACAAGGCAACTGCTGTTGGGTTACGTGCAACCTGAGCCCCCCCCGAGGCGAGTTTAAACGTACAGAAACGGATTTGGACGTTCTGGTGGAGATCTGGCTCTCTTGCTCTGCAGCCTTGCCCAGAAGAGAATCTCTTTTTCTCGTGGAAGAAATGGGCACCCCGCTGAGTTTGGTCTCCATCTGAGAGTTTTCACTCTGAAAAAGGACCCAGGAATACAATTCAGACTCAAACTGGAGTCTAAACATGAAGGTAAGGGAAGCACCTTTAAAGAAACTCACCGAGTAAGATCCACTGAGCTCCTCTGGAACGCCAACGGCCTCAAAGCCAGGGAGGATGATGGGAGTCTTCTGCTTCACCTGGCTCAGGACCGGCCTGTGTGACAGGAACACCATGACTCTTTCTGCAGCTGTAAACTCATCTACATCACATCTGGCAGGACCAGAACGCAGATACTTCACCTGATTTCCTCTGGGTACGTCAGGCTGAGGCAGGAGGCGAAGGTGGCGTTCCAGAACTGAGTGACCAACAGGCGTAGGTGTTTGTTCTTGTGAGGAAACAGCACACAGAGCAGAGGCGACAGCAGGGCCAGCAGCTCATCGCTGAAGGCTAACGCAGCGCGGGTCTGCAGGCAGCTAAGGACTTCACCCAGAAGCTTCTCCAGCTGTAGAAGGAAAATGATTTGCTTTTAATGCGTGGACAGACTCCTGATGTCTGTGCTCCATGGTTCAGAAAGAGCTGACCTTCTCCAGAACACGAGGGGTGAACTTGGGAGGTTCGCTGGCAGCTTGTTTGTAGAACAGGACGAGGGTCTCCATCAGGAGGCTCAGCGTCTCCTGGACAGCGTTGGTGAGGACCAGGTTGGTGAAGAGGGCCGACAGGATGGAAACCAGGGCCAAGCCAGTGGGCTCAGAGGACGGGTCTGGGGAGTGGAGGTACACCTGCAGACACTCCACCAGCAGGGTCAGGAAGGTAGACAGGTTCCTCAGGGCTTTGCTCTGCTTCCGCACCCAGTTCACAGGAGTGTGAGGGGCTGGAAAACAAACGACCCCGTCAGCGGCAGGAACTCTACAAACAGCAGCTGAAGTCGATCTGAGCTCTTACACTTCAGCTTTTGTTGAAAGTGAGGAGTGTACGGGGAGAAGTCCACACACTCCACCATGACATGCAGGATACTGGCAACAGCGCTCAAAGCTGCAGGAACCTGCAGGAAGACCACATAAGGAGTTTGCTTAAAGCACAAACTAACGAGGACCTATGAGAGCCGCTCAGCCAACGCACCGCCAACACCTCTCGGTCCACCACGGCGGCCATCTTTgaacaaaactcctcacagcagaCGTTCTCCTCGGCCGTGGCCACCAGAGCGGAGCAGCGAGCAAAAACCTTGTACAGCTTGGCCCACGAGGACagcatcgacctctgggctgCCTGAACCAAACACAGCAGCCGGATCAGCAGAGCAGCAGCAAACACCAATGACGGCGAGATCAGATCTAAAACCGGACCTGTGGGAGCGGCGGTCCACAGAGGAGGTGCTGGACCGGAAACATCAGAGCAGAATGCACGGTGCTGAAGTTGTGCTCCAGAGCATCGCCTTGGTTTACCTCATTAGACTGGAAACATGGAAATGGATTGCATCAGATGAAGTAAACGCCCCCCAGGTAACGCCCAGACCCGCCCCGCCTACCTGTGTGATGCTGTCGGTCAGCGGGCCGACGATAACGGCCCACAATCTCCACAGCTGCTCCTTGTTCTGCAGGGACCCGGCGCTGTGCCCGATGGCGCCTAGCACCGTCTCTGTAAATGCCAGAGGGGAGGTAGGACCCGACAGGCCACAGGACACCAGCAGCTGCAGGCAGCGAAAGAACCTGCGGAACAATGAGACGGTTACGGACCAATACAGCGGCCGGATTATTAGCAACACAAACGCCAGACCCACTTCTCGTCCTCTATGACGGTCGGCAGCAGGTGGCtgtcgaggaggaggaggatgaggaagagAGACGGAGTACCCTGATGATGAAACAAGGCAGAGCTTAGTCTGAGCACCAATGTGCAAAAGAGAAACAGGAAGTACTCACGTTTAGCACGTCCATCTTGCCCACTTGGTAGGAAGGAGAGCCCAGAACTTTCTGTGGGATGCCCGTCACTGTGGCCTCAAACAGAACCTGCACCGGTCCAGCAGATCAGTCGCGTTAGTAACTGTAAGTAACCCTCACACAGCAGCATGAAAAACAGGCAGGAGCTTAAGTTTGAACTAGAGCTGCATTTGAGCGATGACATCACAGCGTGCGTGTGCTCAACACTCACGCTGTGATGTCTCGGCGTGTTCTGAACACCATTGGGTTTGTCGTCAACCAGGTGGCGCGAGTGCAGCGGTGCTCGTTTCGTTAAAGACattttttctttttcaggacTTTTTTTGCACAAAAACGAAACAGAAACCTAAATTTATCCCGCAAGTTTCGACAAAAATCCAATCAGAGTCCAGAGCCGGCTACTGGTAACCGCAGACATCATACAATGCTAACTAAACTACTTGGCAACGCGTGCGACCGAGGAGCAGAGGAGGTCCTGGAGGTTCTCGCAGGTGTGGAACAGAACATGGACTGGAATCGGATTCATGCGGTTTATCTGTCGCTCCACAGAGTCCCACATCCCAGCACGGCTCCAGGCGGAGCACCTGTCATGCGCTCCAACGCCTTTAGAGAGCACGCTCTGACAAAAACTTCCATCTTCAATCCAGCGCATCGCAAACACAATCACCAGACTTTCACAAGGACTAGGGCTGCACaacatatcgcaaatatatcgatATCAGCAGGCACGATATGCatgtcgcaaagaacagataaatatcgtaatgaatggttagcttaaatgtttgctacacatgattAATTCTGTCCATCAAACAGAAccatgatgttttttaacaaatcaaatagagctcttcacccatttggccaatcgggtgggttctcataggttagacgcccgcccccgaggcggacggcacttcatttagatggttagcaaacacctgagttagcttcgttAGCTCTTTTAGCTGATTCTGCTCTTCCCAGGATCCACGAATCGCCTTtccttgttcattttatttttccctttcctcacatttttagcttttctcatttttatgatttttaaatttttttgtttttgattatttttgttcccgagttaagtttttatttatcgcaagtagtatcgtcatcgcaatattaatcactgttatcgaatatcgcaggttttcttaATGTGCTGCCCTAACAAGGACTAAAATGTAatgaaatacattttaaataatattaactaaataaaaagattaaaacatcataaaaatgggAAGACTAACTATTGTGACTACATGTAACACGACATCGGGTTCCGGTCGGGTGTTTTAGCACCAGAAGAATGACTCCATGGGTAAAATCGTTAGTGGATCTACACGAGTGCAGCATACCAGGGTCGTCCCGGCATCACGCAGCTCTAGTTCAGCTAACCCAGACGGCTCCGTGGCATCAGGAACTTACCAGGACTTTGTCTGCAGGCAGAGCCCGTGAAGCTACGATGTTCTGCAGCGCCTGAAGCATCAGCGTCAGCACCTCACAGCCCTGGCGATCCTTCTTACTGCCTACTCACAGAACCACAACACAGACTTGGTTTAGAACCCAGCAGGAGCCACTCTGGTGAGTTTGGTTTGAAAGACGAGTCATCACTGGGGACACGCCCCCTCAGTCTTTCATCTCATCACAGCGGCCCCGGCCACAAAGAACTGAGGCTCAGACCTAAACTGATGATAGAGCTGGGAGTGGGCGGGACAGAAGATGAGGACGGGGTCTCGCTAGTCCTCCCTATGAGAGACCAAGTCCTCAACCCAATCAGAGTGCTCTATGTGGAGCTGCTGGGCTAGACCCACAACTCGAGACCTGCCCACAGAGCAGCAGCCACAAAGTCTGCCTTCACCCAAACTCTATTTAACCCATGATGCATTTCATCACATCACACCCTCACTGGCCCTGGGACGGGCTACTACTTATCTGTAGTTCGTCTCTTACCAGTCTCTATGGCCATGCTGACAAACCGGACCAGACTAGTCCAGATGACGGCTAACAGGGGCTCTGCAGACAGACGTGAGACAGTAATGTTTATGTTAATTTTATTTAAgaacaataatcatcatcatcgaaCTTCTATAGAGCTTGTTTAGGACGCTTCCAtgaactctcacattcacacactgctagtgatggtaagctactttgtagccacagttgccctggggcggAGGCGAGgcagccatttggcgccgtcgacccctccgaccaccaccagctcaGAACGCTTCAACTGAAACAAGGTTCTACGAGAGCGTTTACCTGGAGCTTCTTTGCCAGAGTTGATGAATCCATCTTTGATGCTGGAGACGAGCACGGCGGCGTGTTTCATAAAGGAGGAAGCACCGGTCAGCAGCGGGTGGTGTAAGGGCTCTGGAACAAGGAGCAGGAGGCCAGTTCAGGCCCACCAGTAGCCAATGAGACGATTAAAATCTCTGAGCTAGTTTCACTTTTCCCTTCAGCAACAATCAGCCAGGTAAGGTTTAGGAACAACAGCTGATTGGCTCTCACCCCAAGTCAGTCATATCCACGCGTGTAATACACACAGTTGTCTTAACGTCGCACCTCTCCGACTCAAACACGCCATTAGTAACCACATCAATCACAAACACTGCTAGCTGGCGTTTACACATCCTGCTGGGTTTGTTCACAAACAGCTGATGTGTGGCTCTGACTCACCCAGGCTCAGAACTAGCTTGTTCTTTGCTGCAACAGCAATGACCTCCGGACCCAGGAAGTAGTGGAGCAGcatctccaggcccagcagctggATGGAGGAGAAGTTGGTGGAACTCTGCATGCTGGAGTTCAGGCTGAACCAAGGGGACCTGGCTGGGCTGTTGAAGCTGGAGCTTCCTGCTGCAGACAGAACCAATCAGCACCATCAGGGTTTCAGGTGTTCGGGGGTCTGCTCGTTCAGCACAAACACGGACCCTACCAGACTTTGGCGTGCTGGGTACGATGGCTCCATTTTGAGCGGCTGCACGAGAAGGTGTGCCAGGAACAGCGGAGGGGTCAGAGCCAATGGTGGACTGAAGTAGAGGCGCGGAAACCTGTGGAAAAGCAAACACCACTCAGTCCCTACACACGGCTCAGAGTTCGGAAACCAGAATGAAACAACCCAAGTGAGGCTGACCTGATCAAAGTTAGAGGACAGGTTGGGTCCCAGCTGCACCACCAGGTACCACCACACCTCCACCTTAGTGAGCAGCAGGGCTTCCGTCCTGACTTGGATGGACAGGAGTGGCTGCATGAGGAGCTTCATGCGCTTGGCACTGCACAGAATATCTGGAAGAGTCCCAAACTTTACTTCCATGCTTGAAGAGCTGAAGAGTTCAGATGAGTGAAGAAGGGACGACTGAGCTCACCTGGATTAAGAGCAAAGTTATCGATGAGGCTCTTCCAGGCGATGAAGGCAATCTTCTTAATGGTGGGAGAGGAGCTGCGGAAACCCAGCTCCTCTAGATACAGCAGAGCGTTGATGAACGGACCTCCTCTGTGCAGAAGCTGTCCAGGAAACGTGTGACCCGGTGAGTTTACCCATCTGTCTACAGATGTGTGGAGACAACATGTCAACCCCTCACCTTCCCAAGCAGCTTGACAAACAACGACCAGAGCTTCAGCACGTTTGTTTCATTCTTGGAggtgaaaagcttctgcagctccggGATCAGTTTCTGTGGGGTGAAACGCAGCCTGGTGTCAgagctgacctttgacctgtccGCACAACAAGCCGGAGTGAGAAAGGACCAAACTCACGGAGCACATCATTGGTTCGATGACAGCAGCCACCTCCGTCTGCTTGGCCAGGAGCAGAGGCATGCCCATCTCCAAGGCCGAAGCAGCGCGCAGACGCACCTTGGAGGCAGAGTGCACCACCAAAGGGACCACCAGCTTCACCCACTGCACCGCCCTGTCACCCATCTGGGTCGGGACCTGATCCAGCATCCTGTGAGCAGCAGACCCACGCCAGCGTCACGCTAAGATGCTTAAACACTAAATGACTTTCAGGTAGGAGCCAGATTTCACCTGATGATGACGTTGAGGGCTTCATGCTCCATCACCACCGACTGAAGGTCCTCCCTGCTCCACACGCTCTCCAGAGAACTCAGCACCGACGACACCTGCAGAACACAAGCAGCAGGGGTCAACGGCACCTCAGCACCACTGAAGCAGATCTCCCGACTGTCGCGCATCCGATCCTCCTCACATGTTTGGCGACTACATCTGCAGGGAAGTTCTGCTTGGAGATGACCCATAATGCTCTGGTGCAAGTGTTCTTATCAGTTGATTTAGTCACAAGGGAACAAAGTGCCGACAGTATCTGTGCTGCAAACGTCTCTGTGGAGAGAAGGAACGGAGACTGAGCAGGGACCCCCAGGTCGGCGCTGACGTCTGGTGGACAGCAGCACCTACCAGAGACTCCAGCGACGACGTGGGAGTGGTACACACAAAACCCTAAAGCCTGTAGCGCGGCCTGGCTCAGTTCGGCATTGGGACTGGTCATGTGGTCCTGGAGACAAACAAGATTGCACGTTAGGCTTCGCCCTAGCCCTCTCCAACACTTTCCAGAAATCACACACAAGTGAAGTCAGAGAACCTTTGAGCTCGTCGAGCTGGAAACTGACTTTAACTGATGGTTTAATAAGTTTGTGGTTTATAAACTTAGAAAGCTCCACGGCCCCTAAAGGCACGTTTCCAACATCGGAACGTCAGGGTAATTTTACCGGAAAGGACCAAACTCACGGAGCATGCCGGaacttcccagcatgctcctgcaGCGGGCCAACAGAGGAACATTTTCAGGAACCAGAAGAGCACCGGAGCTGAGGTAGGTCCTCTgaatcagtgttgggaacgttactttaaaaaagtaattagttatagttactaattactttgtcaaaaaaggaattcagttactgagttacaagattataaaagtaactaaataccaagaaaaataactacttagttacttttttcattaaagcatgcaagaattactacaatagtgaaatataaatgactaatgactggaacataataaaatgtatgtccaaatgtttttataaacctgaataatataaataaataagcacttaacaggaggaactactaacaggaacattacacttatctagactattaaaaggtcactgtgtgatatttaacaagaccccaatcagctaaaatttaaaattgcaaatagaaacacctgtaaaggttcctgagcctttaaatggtctatcagtctagttaaattacagaaattaatgtaattttgtacagtattctaatttttccagcttcacataattgtgtgtttttagcagcatttctgttgatggtaatctagtaatggttaaaaaaataaataaaatcctttaaaatgacactagaagaggcacaagcctgatggaggacttacatttactaacgtgggtcagacccaaccacagaagagctgaagctggatggtaaacacacacaggtagttctgataacacctgagttcCATGACgtgtgagactgatgcatcagtgctacagcgggactaaagacatgatcaggaacaggttacagctggatgatctaggaaggtagaagatcaggacgtctgagtggtgaacaggtgagcggaccttcgggacgtcccgctgtcacgctaagaagggcacggctgcagatccacacctgcagtcgtagactattcatcacgtcttcctcgttcttcacggccgtgatgctcttggatgaaaacatctgcctctttagctcctgatcagctgatgacagcttcaacacaccgcgctgcttaacgcacgcatttccttatcagtaacagaaacgatgttttgataaaagaagacggtaattaattagtttgctcgttacagaaaaaattaacgcggttattttaaacggcgttattcccatcactgctcggaATGACCTGGTAGTCCCTGAGCAGAACTGTAACTCGTAAGAAAACGACATCACCCAAAACAAGCGGCATCAGTAAAACTGGAAGAGTTTCTGGTGAAGCAGAATAAAAGGAAAACACGAGCAGTATTCACGTTGAAAATGCAGCGGCACGTTAGTACGgagcaggggcggttctagaccaaattttccaggggggccacagtggggccagtattttttcatgggggcgcaagaaaaaaaaatcataattaaagacaatgaacaagtaaactattacagcaaatgcagtaatggtttacttgtgaaagtaaaactggcatgtttttatggtactcagaaaacaattctgaatgcttcaccgcaacatgagacttgagtaaaaaaaaataattctagttgattattatagtttgtgactttatttgaagattatatgaactgtacatatgaaaaataaacattcaaacaaataaaatatctgcacaatacaatttgttttttgtagtcaacacacacacacacacacacacacacacacacacacacacacacacacacacacacacacacacacacacacacacacacacacacacacacacacacacacacacacacaca
This sequence is a window from Nothobranchius furzeri strain GRZ-AD chromosome 14, NfurGRZ-RIMD1, whole genome shotgun sequence. Protein-coding genes within it:
- the rif1 gene encoding telomere-associated protein RIF1 isoform X2, giving the protein MMATAGPSTFSSFLPLLEILEDSSAGQSEQTDAYLTIAIRLGGEEGRQFLPTVEKNFSRLCKVLLDHMTSPNAELSQAALQALGFCVYHSHVVAGVSETFAAQILSALCSLVTKSTDKNTCTRALWVISKQNFPADVVAKHVSSVLSSLESVWSREDLQSVVMEHEALNVIIRMLDQVPTQMGDRAVQWVKLVVPLVVHSASKVRLRAASALEMGMPLLLAKQTEVAAVIEPMMCSKLIPELQKLFTSKNETNVLKLWSLFVKLLGKLLHRGGPFINALLYLEELGFRSSSPTIKKIAFIAWKSLIDNFALNPDILCSAKRMKLLMQPLLSIQVRTEALLLTKVEVWWYLVVQLGPNLSSNFDQVSAPLLQSTIGSDPSAVPGTPSRAAAQNGAIVPSTPKSAGSSSFNSPARSPWFSLNSSMQSSTNFSSIQLLGLEMLLHYFLGPEVIAVAAKNKLVLSLEPLHHPLLTGASSFMKHAAVLVSSIKDGFINSGKEAPEPLLAVIWTSLVRFVSMAIETGSKKDRQGCEVLTLMLQALQNIVASRALPADKVLVLFEATVTGIPQKVLGSPSYQVGKMDVLNGTPSLFLILLLLDSHLLPTVIEDEKFFRCLQLLVSCGLSGPTSPLAFTETVLGAIGHSAGSLQNKEQLWRLWAVIVGPLTDSITQSNEVNQGDALEHNFSTVHSALMFPVQHLLCGPPLPQAAQRSMLSSWAKLYKVFARCSALVATAEENVCCEEFCSKMAAVVDREVLAVPAALSAVASILHVMVECVDFSPYTPHFQQKLKSPHTPVNWVRKQSKALRNLSTFLTLLVECLQVYLHSPDPSSEPTGLALVSILSALFTNLVLTNAVQETLSLLMETLVLFYKQAASEPPKFTPRVLEKLEKLLGEVLSCLQTRAALAFSDELLALLSPLLCVLFPHKNKHLRLLVTQFWNATFASCLSLTYPEEIRPVLSQVKQKTPIILPGFEAVGVPEELSGSYSSENSQMETKLSGVPISSTRKRDSLLGKAAEQESQISTRTSKSVSTKLDFGSPKPPHRPSLLEEEDSVDFVFIPPETKERVLTEHQKEMKRTKRVDIPAMYNNLDASQDTSVFTRYTQSQEDSDNSVVAEPESSTAKEEVPHKDQQMNDALTKETQDDASPTTGGAMEIQLQEDIIPDSSHTPGGGGGVDDGDADDKASPNTSASSDLVSGTPQKSSSRRQSFITLEKYGEGKPASPSSVSSFTGPLVKTSSSPDHSSTTNTLASEAPQDSAHIESSPQVLLGESPQRPKDSRTESEPVRLQRDSAEDEDVIPDTQAEGQDGTTPMEEPEPSIQEHTPSPEASHSPSEEPRRSGRHRVRPQLPGEDPVEREAKVKPKESGEDLKKESPKISPRGPNTRSRQVAEENSPRDRLRSRTLRTSGELSQPSSLGRPRKKIRLYSNSADFLDYPEHKRSLESNQSDVQSETLSRFEGRKRRGRPSKSPKETEVKKVRGGSGQAVVEDSVEFSNKQDGGPETDMKIQLVERTATESGAQEDTATDQSLDRTPNTSVSEEMIKDEPQTEDSVGEDLSQEDSQVMSQEDSQVMSQDDSQVMSQDDSQVTPSSLSGQSKRRSRRVKSSEAADSGNKGDSDVSVRQLRSWQSSTPTSHAKGKTRRRKMLEFSPGFVASRRQSSQSSESESSQSRARYSKKRSLPAPEASSESSPLQENSPVLLKKSRKPRASLQNPPTPELKEEEAALEQVCVSLSSEAKVEELQTPDLRESQQTEENVEELMEEETAQKEPETEDLKQSSTSAGDDVGAPSQEVDMREHEDAVPPDETPADLSEVTSENLMEESVHHKPAGVEPVQDDQTQGQEEQSSEHTSDAHTEEDRDSGAETGRLDSDTSGSSEGGVRGIKNSPSKQKDQETGADSSPSNGQGRVTWSPSASPSTSILKKGQRRSLVEEVTSPLVKSRRVSFANPIQQQETADDIDRRSPAVRTSSPRRSRVSGIPQLKQITTPTKGVVVLSPRTLHSPGYRSSKKSLISELSQEPRAVPSDCIYPALVGCSAPVEAVLPHLSSTMWSRGFGQLVRSRNIKTVGDLSALTPTDIKTLPIRSPKISNVKKALKIYEQQRKGRGGDELKSFDEMEMMTSELEETSAPENQNEVEEASGETGATEVTDKSSADEDATAAPDGPAGGQRPEEAVHPDRLVSAVEALTCRMTPLELSCCTPQQLVEMHEQLGGMMRSVVVELQTRLDHSDGAH